The following nucleotide sequence is from Anguilla rostrata isolate EN2019 chromosome 3, ASM1855537v3, whole genome shotgun sequence.
ttacccCAAGAGTCGTGTCCTGTCAGTTTAAACTGCCGCTGCATTCTGACGGGGCAGAAGGTCGCAACTGGTGATATCAAATTCGCCTGAGCCAACcgcctaaaaaaaaataaatataaaatgggcACAATCCAGCACAACCCTTTTATGCTTATTTGAGCGgactttttaacattttaaccgTCCTCTTTCGGAGTGCACGAGGCAGGCTTCGCCAGCCAACCTTGTTTGTTGAAACAGGCTTTAAATAAACTTTGTCTATAcgtctctcaccccccccaccccatccccccgccccccattacATTACTTCTGACAATTTTCTAACCCACATCCTGATTTACTCTAAAGAAAAGGTTGTTATTCTTTGAAAGTGTTGAGGGATGGTGTACGCGGCCACCaccgccgcccgcccccccccaactggCCCCCGCACCACCGCAACCCCCGGTCATTACACCCAAAAGCCTCGGCTCTTTAAATaaacactctctccccctcaagTTATCAGAcgccaacccacccccccccctcccctaaacccccaacccccccctttcTGGCACACATATCCACCACACCCCCGCCCTAACCAGGAGGGGGGCACACAAGGGAAGGTACATAGTAGTggaggaaggaaagagaaagagagagagagtgagagcgagtgACTGTGAGGTAAAGGCACGTTGCTGCCACAGGCCATtgcagggaaggagaggggattATATCAAGAGGAGCTTCCACAGAAAACTCtgacacggagagagagagaaggcgcCGGTCACGGGACAGAGCACCAGGACCCTCTTAAAGGAAGACACGGAGCCAACCTCACCACTGCCGTCTGCGGCGCAGGGGAAGAAGAAAGCCAGAGGCCCAGTCCGAAAACTACGACACTCCGCGCCTCGTTACCcccgcgctcgctcgctctctctctcctgctgaccCCGCTGCCCCCACCGGGCGGAAAAACGCGCTCCAGCCCCAACGGAGAGggccggaggagaggaggggagaggaagcaGCCCGAGAAAGACGGTCGGGGACAGCGGAGAAACCGCATCGACACCGAGCCGCCcgccactctctccctctctccctctctcccccccgaaCGGAGAGCTGACCCCGTAGGAGGGAGGCGAAAACTCCCCTCCTCGCACCAGGAGAGAAGGAACCGCCGCGGGAAGGAGGAGAAAGGCCAACGGGAGGATCAGGAGGAGAGCAGCGAGGAGGTCTGTCCCAGACCCGCGGGTGATTAAAAGGTGAGGGGAAGCGCGCCCTGCTACGGGCTTCTCACCAGACAGAGCAGCCACGCGttatatcaataataataataataataataataataataataataatgatagcgTTCTATCAGTGTAATTCACAACGTTCTCACAGAATCAGCAGCACGGCAAACGGTACGAACATTACCGAGTATTTCTGAGTATTACTGATATTTGCAATTGTGGCTTGAGTGTGGGTGTGACTGTTTTAAGTACAGCGAGGCACATATTTACTTGCTgtgtcacaataaaaaaaacttgcttggtaaggaattttaaaaaaagtattcatatgtccatattattattattattattattagcagcagcagcagtagtagaaGTACTATATCAGGGTTGGGGTCAATCCAATTTCAAATCATTCAATTTaggaaatataaatacattttatatttataatataaaatataatatatatatatattttcctctATTGATTTCAACCCTGATATATatgcatgtttatatatatgGTATACATGGTGATGTTTAAAATTTGTGAAATGAGCAAGTATTTcacttgggggaggggggggtgcgggaTATTCAGGGGCGTCACTCTCAGTTCTGTGGGTAACCACTGAACTTTCCTAGTCTTTTAATGGGCAGCCTCTCCAGCCTGTCCAACAGAAACAGCACAACCCCTTCATGTGTACATACACCATTGTGCGCTGTGACTGTATTTCCCGACAGCAAAAATCCATCAGTACCGGTGGCTGCAAACTgcggttttttttggggggtggggctcgTCCTTGTAGTCAGCGTTCAGCAGGGAGATGTGTCATGCCCGGAGACACGGCGGCCGAGTTTGAATCTCTGAGAATCTGGCAGCTGACCCTCGGCCTATTGTTCTGGCACATTCGCTCTCATCCTCATTAGCCACTTCCTGCTGCTACCCATAGTACCTTTCCAACGACGGAAACTAACAGACAAAGGAATCTAgaatctttttcaaaaaaaaaaaattaattaatgtctAAAAACATTCTGAACAATGGGCCTTTGGTCTGTGCCGTTCCACTTGAGTTAACTGGGTCCTAATATAGTTCATCGCCAGGGAATTAACACTCGGGACACGGGTCTGCCTCCTACCACAACATGATATTTCATGGACAGACTGTTATTTTAGGAAATAAATATTACCGATGACAAGCGACAGCGGGATCTACATTAGGGCATTGCGTTAGCATTCTGCACTTCTCGTGTTCGCAGAGCgcaaaagagatttttttcACTGAGTGTGAAATGGGAGAGCTACGATGAGGGAGTTCACAGATAAGGGAGCTGTCAACTTTTGATGTTTTTCGTTTACTAGTTAGTACAGCTGTCAGACACGATGCTAACAGTATGGCATTGGTGGATAAGAAGATTCTTACATATACAAGAATATATGATTCCTTAACATTGTGTCTTGGTTTAGattactgaaattatttcataatgGTTGCATTTTTAACACCTTTACTGTCACTTAACTCAACTGTTCTTAATGTCAATACGGCCTACAAGTTTTCACAAATCCAATTATTccttaaaaaaatctgttacatgccactttttaaaaaaatacactatcACCAGTTTTCCATGTCTTACTGGTTCTGGTTCTTTcactgggaaagaaaaaaatcaggggaggttaaaaaaaattcagtcttTGAACATTTAACAATCCTGTTAAATGGCattgtcaattaaaaaaaaaaaaacattttggatttCATTTAAATCACAATTGCAGgaaaatgttattaaattaattttacattttcgaTAAAGCTGTCTGGCCTTGACTTGATTGAACTCATCAGCTATTCCTTCTGATGTCACAGCACCTCTATCTATTATCTTTGATTGCAAAATTCTTTTTCAAAAGTCTTTTCATCATCTATCTGACTTATCTTCCTCTCATGTTCCACCCTTTCATGCTGCCTCACACTCGTTTTTTTTCACGTCGCTATCAACGTTCCCTCGGGTGATCGACTTTCAAGATGAATCATTAAAAAGTTCCGTTTATGAAGTGTACTCTGGAGCGGCCGATTGCCGTTGGAGataaataacaaaatcaaaGCATTGCTATGAACTTCACAAGCAATTATGCCACTGACTGGACCgcaaaagaacaacaacaaaaaaagagagaaaaaaatatacacgcATTAAAAATTCAAAGAGTAAACCCAAGACCTGCCCCAGGTTCAATGTTGGACAACAAGCCCTTGGACCCTAAAACTACATCACCCACAGTCCATTGCAGTGTAGAGAACCCTAACTGCAGTCAACAAACTACGCACATTAAAACCCTTCAAGGTATAAggtcaaaaatatgtgattagaatgtccttaactgaacattctaatgctgatgtaacagtcactactggtgactgaaagcaatggagttccaaaacacttcaaataaaaaataaataaagaaaaatattccaaaaaacttACTCGTCAAATGGTTTCAAACAAGGTCACTTAGTCTCAAGAACCAGGCAATGTATGTTCTACCCTTGGGTAAGAACAGAGACAATGAAATACTGTAGGGACAGCGTATTAAGATCATcagctctccaccaatcacagagtgcaCTGGTAACAGCAAACGGAACAAGGCACATTGTAATTGGTGGATGCCTTCTGGCTATAGTCCTGTCATCGAAAATGGGTTCCTGGAATACTGAGAACACAAGGATCTCTGCTCTTCCTACACAACCTGAcaagctgttccacacattgacacatttctttgtgtaaaaaaacaaaaataaaaccttccTTGAAAACATTTCCAGCTAAGGCTCCCTTGTTTTGCCGACAGCACTCAATATGAAAAATCAATTTTAGTTTCCACGCTTTCAGTAATTAGGGCCCAATGATTTCACCCGGGAGTCCACAGAATACAACAGGGATACTCAAACCTGACCCTTGAGGCCAGTAGTAGGCCTACTGCCAGTTTTCTTTACTCCCTGATGAGCGAATTGATTTATTAACTCACCAGAGATTTAAACTCACCTGCTGTTCCCAAATTAGCCCTGAttagagggaaggaaggaacaCCAGCAGTGCTACAGGCCTCAAGGGCCatgtatgttttgtttaaaacatatGTCTTATGGCCTTTTCAGAACTATTAGACAGGACAGCgtagacagacaggaagaatAGGGAACGAGAGAGGtagagacatgcacacacaggacaatTCAGAATATTAAAGCACATAAATGCGTGTTGGATGGTAGCATTGATTATGACCAATGGGAATGCTTGGCTCCTCCTTCTAGAGCTCGGCATGAGTTTGACCGGCACCCTGGAGAAGGGTTCACCCCCACACCACCTCCATGACCTGGTGGAGGACCCAGGACTCCAAttccaccagcaccaccagcaccacccgcACCATCAAGCCAACTCCCAGCTCCACCTCGCCAACTCCGTGGTTTCCACCATCCCCGAGGGGACCCcgatgggggggttgggagggggggcggtggtggtggtgcccCCCCCTTACTCTGCGGCGgacggcggtggggggggggacgcgccGCTGGAGCTGCGGGGGTCGCTGGACTGCTGGGCCTGCTCGGTGCTGGTGACTGCGCAGAACCTGGTCATCGCCGCCATCAACGCCTGCCTGGCCGGCCTGGTCTTCGGCCTCATCCTCACGCCCGCCATCGTCATGGTGGTGTTCGGGTTCCTGTGCCACTCCACGGTAGTGaccgctgtgtttgtgtttttgtgtgtgtgttgttgtgtgtgttgtgcttgtgGTTGGGtggtttgcctgtgtgttttgtgtacaaGGGAGGAAAAGTAAAAGatgaagagaggaaggaagagggaaaggtAGTGAAGTTAGGGAGGACATCAAGAGGCTGCAGAACCCAACCATAAATATTTAACCCACGCTAAACCAATCAGGCTCCGGCTGTAAAGTAAACAGGTTGTGACTGTAAGACAAGGCTTAAGACAAAGACTGAATTTGGGCCTTTGCTCACAGCTGTGGAGAGAAAAGTAACATGAAGAGGTCAGGAgatttttgggaggggggggggggcatggtgagGTTAACCCCCAGATTAACCCTCACtttccccacccccaaacacacttatacccacacacacacacacacacacacacgcttttaTCTCTGTAGAATAGGACCCAGGCCGACTTCTATATTTCAGGATCACTCacctcacgcacacgcacacgcacacgcacactcacacacaccagcttcTCTTGTTCTGCTCTAGGACACTACACCCCCGACCccgcctgcccccaccccccctaccccaacccacccaccaaCAGGGTCACTGGAGGTCAGGGAGCCGGGCTCTGGGACATTCCTGATGTCCTCTTCCTTAGCCCGAAAGCGCTAATTACAGCCGTTAGCCGTTAAATTCGTGACGGGATTCTTCCCCGTTTGGGAGCCGATCACGTTACCTGATGTGACCGGCTTACGGAGGATTAAGTCCTCCATTTTACTgaggagagaaaagcagaaaaaaacaaagaagggcggagagaggaaaagagtgaAGGGGAAGAGATAAAGATAAAGTCACAAGggctgcattttcttttcaaatttttctcccctttttttcttGCTATTCGTGCTGGAATTTCTTCTCATTTTCGGccattcaaaacaaacagaaactgtgTGATATTGCACTTCGTTAACATTCAGGGATGTATAAGCACATgcgcaaatgtgtgtgtgcgtgtgtgcgtgtgcatcaaGGTATGCGTGTAGCTGTGCGTTAAAGGCAAGCATTCCTGCCCAGCGTGTCTGCTCTGTGTCCATCCGTCCTCACCTCCGAAACGCATTCCAGAACAGCCAGGtcatgccccccctcccccctcctccttcccatCTCCTTCGCCAGTCCATCCgcccccctatcccccccccccccgctatcAGATCCGTCACACCAGGATGATCAGCCCCAACCCCTTCCCATCTCCTCGGCCATTCCCGAGTCCAGATTGGTCAGCAGAACCCacgaaaaaccaaaaaagtggAATGAAACAGTGAGGCAGCTTAACTGACCACAGTATTCACCAGCTTTTAGTTTTAACAGACAGGCCAACTGAGAACTCTGCCGTTTGCTGAGTCAAAAAGGGGGATTCCAGGTGAGTAAGGAATTGGAGGGGCTGGTGTGATCTATCAACTGAAGGCAGGactttggggggagggggtgattaGGTACCCAGATTGGCAcagggaacccccccccccccaaaaaaaagaaagtcacagGACCTACAGCTCTGGGATTAAAATACTTGTGCAATCAAaatcataatattttaatagtcaaattacacattaaaatatcaaaagaaagaaaatactaGGATATTAAattagttgatttttttttttatcccgaAAGCAACACTGCTTGCTATAGGAGGATGTGATATTGGTAATTTGGAGACCACGtatattgtgtaaataaacacagaatttCCCATTTTAACCAAATGGGCAACTCTTTTAGGACGGCAAACCAAAAGTGAACCTGAAGCCAAAATCTACCTGGAACGGACAGGCCATGTTAGACACTAgcgtttagaaatgacatagTTCACACCgaaaggaatttttaaaaattttttggaaaaatgtaaGCATGCAGTTTTTGTCTAGATGAATCCAAGagaatgcaagaaaaaaagtgcTTGTACAGGATCTTTAACATCAGAAGATCAACTCCCACAGCACGTCTGTGCACTCGTCATCAGACCGAAGCTCTTGGTTTTCAGGAAagtgcgccccctggtggcccaGATTTAGCAGCACCCACATTTTCCCCTCAggtctcacagtcacacacaaaacaagctcAGCTTCCCTCAGACTCCACTGTC
It contains:
- the tmem88b gene encoding transmembrane protein 88 b, which gives rise to MSLTGTLEKGSPPHHLHDLVEDPGLQFHQHHQHHPHHQANSQLHLANSVVSTIPEGTPMGGLGGGAVVVVPPPYSAADGGGGGDAPLELRGSLDCWACSVLVTAQNLVIAAINACLAGLVFGLILTPAIVMVVFGFLCHSTVRPHGTAELCSDLLSDGGCVALLVVGFLLVTPLLVLALAAYCRLARHLQLGLCFIPYSRAVYKNLPAARHRGLAGACCGHRGAPESAVVKAMGKSKVWV